The Longimicrobiales bacterium genome contains the following window.
GGTTGAGCGCGACGAGCAGGCGTTGGAACGCCGCGTCGCCTCCGTCGCGAATTGTTGTGTTGAGGATGCTCTGCGGCCCTGGGTGGCCGTAGGTGCCGCCGTTGTAGATGCGGCGAATCTCAGCAAGGGGAATCGAGGGCAGGTTCTGAGGCTGCAACATTTGCTCCCAGATCTCTTGCTGCGCTTTCTGAGAAGTATCGGCCTCGGTGGGGTAACCGCTTTCTTGCAAGAACCGAGCTGCTAGCTCTCGGAGGTCGCCGGTTGGCGGTGCCGGTGCCGGTGGTCCCGGTGATGTATCGGCTTTCCAAACCAACTCGAAGGCTGGCCGGAGAGCGGTCGCCACTTCTCTCACGGATTGTTCAAGCGACTCTGCGGTGGTGAGCTCTTCTAAGGGGATCTTCTTGCCGAGCATTGCCCAACTCGGCCGATCCTCAAGCGGTACTTCCTCGGTTAATGCGTAACCCCATGTCATCCACTCGGTGTCGGGTGGCTTGTTGTCTTGGAGAAGGTCAAATACCAGTCTGCTGTAGCCCTTGCCGTCGTTTTGGTGAGACGAGGCGTAGAGGCCGATCGACACGCCGGTGGTCGAAACAATCAGATTGATCTGCGGTGTTCGATGTCCAACTTCAGGCCGCCAACTCGTCCAAACGTCTTCGCGGAGCCGACTTTTGTGACCAGCCCAAAATTCGCCCGCCCATCCGCGTTTCTGTTCCGCCCCAAGGCATTCCTCGACCACTTTTCCGAGGGGTTTTGCCATATGGCGGGCCATCTGGACCAGAACCGCCACGTTGCGGCGATTTAAGTCGTAGGTGCCGTCGTCCTCGGCGGGTTCTCGGGCCAGCTCGGCGCCGCGCTGGCAGCGGTCAACGGCTGTGACGTCTAACCCGAGCAGCGGAGCCTTAGACACGGAAGCGAGGGTCTGCTCAACTTCCACTGAAGGCCCGAACCTCTTGAAATGCTCCCGGTAGAGGAGATATTGATCGGCAGATGGCATGCCCTCGGGTAGGAATCCGAGCTTCTGTAGCGCATCTGAGGCGCTGGTCCAACTGACCGGCCACTCATCTGGTGCTTCAAGCCACCAAAACCAAGAAAGCAGGGCACCCACCCTGCCTACAGCAGCTCCGCTACCACCCTGTCTAAGCCGTTCCACAAGCGAGACGAGCGCCTCAATCTGGTTGACTGCTGCTTTTTCGTTTCCCGGGGGTGTTAACGCCCCAACCAGCACGGGGGTGATCTCGGCGGGTTCACTGTCGTTAATGAGTTGGTTGAGAAACATTGCACCGTTCGGCCCACCGAAGCCGTACCACGACTTCCCTCGGGCCCACTGGTCCATCCCGGCACGAAACGCCTGTAAGTCCAACGACTCCTTGAAGGCGCTAATGATCCCGTCGAGCTCTGGGCGGGCGCTTTCACGTTCGGCCTGTGCCGAGGCCATCGCCTCAGCTACCTCGTCGGCGAACGCTTCCTTGAGCTGTTCGTACCGGCGTATGCGGAACGACCACTCAACCTCGTCAAGCTCAACCACGGCCACACCCTAACCGAAGCCTTTTTGAGAGTCTCCGGAGCCACAACGCCCTGTTGAAACTGCTGTGCGGGCCGCAACTCCCCTCAACTCGGATTGCCCTCCGCAACCCATCAGGCGAACCCAAGGCGTCAGCGCAGAGGGTCGCCTTCTGCGTCGGAGTCTCTGAGGGGAACCGGCACTCCTCGGTCCAGCGGCGAATCCAACATCAGCGCCGGGCCAGGTATGTACATTTCAGCGGGCCGGCCGCCTTCTTCTCCCGGGTCACTGTAGGCACCGACCAGTTGGACAAAGTCGGCGGTGTTCTTCACCTTGCGATGGAAATTCCCCGGGTCGAGTCGGGTGTTCCACACCGTTTCATAGACCCTGCGGAGTTGGCTGATCGTGAACTCCGGCGGACAGAACGCTGTGGCCAGTGTCGTGTACTCGAGTTTGGAGCGGGTGCGTTCTATGGCTTCGTGGATGATCGCCGAGTGGTCGAAGGCCAGCCTGAGCCCACCAGCTTCGATCTTTGACACGGGGACGAGACCTGCATCGCGGGCGTCGCTGCCCGCCGCTGGGTGTAGTTCTGACAGATCGCCG
Protein-coding sequences here:
- a CDS encoding AAA family ATPase, with the protein product MVELDEVEWSFRIRRYEQLKEAFADEVAEAMASAQAERESARPELDGIISAFKESLDLQAFRAGMDQWARGKSWYGFGGPNGAMFLNQLINDSEPAEITPVLVGALTPPGNEKAAVNQIEALVSLVERLRQGGSGAAVGRVGALLSWFWWLEAPDEWPVSWTSASDALQKLGFLPEGMPSADQYLLYREHFKRFGPSVEVEQTLASVSKAPLLGLDVTAVDRCQRGAELAREPAEDDGTYDLNRRNVAVLVQMARHMAKPLGKVVEECLGAEQKRGWAGEFWAGHKSRLREDVWTSWRPEVGHRTPQINLIVSTTGVSIGLYASSHQNDGKGYSRLVFDLLQDNKPPDTEWMTWGYALTEEVPLEDRPSWAMLGKKIPLEELTTAESLEQSVREVATALRPAFELVWKADTSPGPPAPAPPTGDLRELAARFLQESGYPTEADTSQKAQQEIWEQMLQPQNLPSIPLAEIRRIYNGGTYGHPGPQSILNTTIRDGGDAAFQRLLVALNHLLWDQDEPFESRIDRVMNDDDRGLRGFKESVIMKFLAIAYPERFLALYVFSGEQGKAAALSLLGQQSPDLTEPVGRRHVLSNDALRAITEPLFPGDLWAQSRFLYWLRDQGDVIDDPDEEDRIGNAAEDLYLSRDFLDEVHGLLERHRQVIFYGPPGTGKTYVARRLAEAIAPNEEQRMLIQFHPSTSYEDFIEGYRPVSTGSDDIVYKLVDGPLRIMADRAASDPLNRPHILIIDEINRANLAKVLGELLFLLEYREAEIYPLYRSDEPFSLPDNLWLLGTMNTADRSIATVDVALRRRFHFVPFIPDDRDENPISGLLGRWLAANDEPAWVADLVDGVNQQLRKELGGDHLLLGPSYFMTKGLDRDQLSLIWRYQIGPMLNDLFFGDERAKRFRFDSVWKEHGPDQPSETP
- a CDS encoding NUDIX hydrolase, with amino-acid sequence MTSEAEAQVDYNAGDYPPFAVTVDVAIFTIVNDALQVLLVERGEPPFLGSWALPGGFVRPDENLDQAANRELLEETGVDAGSVHLEQLGTFGSPDRDPRMRVVTVAYWAILGDLSELHPAAGSDARDAGLVPVSKIEAGGLRLAFDHSAIIHEAIERTRSKLEYTTLATAFCPPEFTISQLRRVYETVWNTRLDPGNFHRKVKNTADFVQLVGAYSDPGEEGGRPAEMYIPGPALMLDSPLDRGVPVPLRDSDAEGDPLR